The genome window AACTTTTGGTCGTATTAATTGGCTTTAGTTTTTAGCTTTTATTACTAAAGATTCTTTTTAATTCATTATCCAGGGATTTTGTATTTTCATCAGATTTACCTTCCCAATTTCCAAGTATTCTGCCGTTGACATCTATTAAGATTGTTCGGGGAATTGGTGCATAAGGATAATCAAATGTGGGTTGTTCGTTAATTGTTAGTCCGTTACGGAAAACTGTTCCAATTTGATGCCACATTCCAGTGCCATCTTGATTTATTGCGGATATCCATGATTCTTTACTTATATCCATACATGCAATTGCTATTATTTCAAGGCCTTTTGAATGATATTTTGTGTAAAGCGATTTTAAATGAGGGATACTTTGACGACAATATAAACAAGTACTTGACCAAAATTCTAACATTACTGTATTTTTCCCTTTAAACTGCGAAAGAGTAATTGAATCTCCATTCAGGTCAATAGCTTTAAAGTCTGTGGCAAATTCTCCAACTGTGGTATTTTGATGTTGTTTAATATGCCCCTGAGCCATTCTGCCCCATCTGCTTTTTTGAATACCAACATTTAAACCATTGTAAATATTTTTTAATGAATCGGGAGAAATTTTAAGAGAACATAAATAATATGGGGTAAGATAAGAATTGGGGTTTTTAGTAACGAAGTTTCGCAAAACAGAATCTTTATTATTGGTAGATTCAAGAATCTTATTCAGATTATCTAATTCTTTTTGAGAATTAGAACCAGAAAGATTAATACTCATAGATTTGTTTTGGTGAATTGTGGCTATTAATTTTCCTGGTTCTAAATAAATGGTAACACTGTTTGAGGTGCTTCCATCAATTATTGAACCTCTCGTGGGCTCTTCTACTGTTCCTTGGAAAGTAAATTCGCCATTTCTTATTTTAGCCGTATCCTCATGGTATTTTATACCAAAACCATAACTTAAAATTATTTTACCTGTATCCTGACCGATAATTTTTCCTGTGAGAAAGAAGTTGTTTGCATCTTTTCCCCTTTGGTTCTGGCATGATAGTGATATGCCAATAATTATTAGGCTTACCAAAAATAAATTTTTCATGTTTTTAAGGTTTTAGTGAATAATATTTAAGAAATATATGCTAACAAACTTACGTCTATTCTCTTTTTAGCCATATCCATTTATCACAAAGGAAATAATATAATATTATTTTATGTTAAATGTCGAAATATTATTTATAAAAAACAAATTATTTGCTGATTTATTGTTCGCGCATGGTCATAAAAAAAGCCGCTCCGGATGAAGCAGCTTTTCTATTATTTATCGGATTTTTAGTGTTTGTACAATCCCAAATCCTTTAATTCTGAACTCATGATGTAATCCAGTTTATCTTTATTTTCGGATTTGCCGGTTTTGATAAACAGCTCGGCTGAATTCTTGTATTCCGGATCGCGCATGGCATCCAAAATTAAAAGATAACCGATTACGATGTTGCCGATCATTTCGACCAAGCGGCGGGCATGGAAATCAAGGAATTCATTGTCGTTAACGGAATGGACCTTGTTCAGTGCCTGTTCATATTCGGCGGTCATATCCATCAAAATACGTTTGAGGTAATCGAATTCCGGTTTGTTGACCGTTTTTTCGTACTCATCTTTGATGTGCGAGAGGAACGCCCCCGTTGTAACGCCACGAATAGCAGCAACTACCTGTAATTGTGAAGTGCCTTCATAAATTGAAGTAATACGTGCATCACGGTATATCCTTTCAACCGGGAAATCATGCATGAATCCTGTACCTCCGTGTACCTGAATAGCGTCATAAGCCAGGCGGTTACAGCCTTCACTTGAGAAAAGCTTCAGCAACGGAGTATAGGCATCGGCCAGTTTCTGGTATTTTTTGAATTCATTACGTTCTTCTGGTTCAAGCTTGCGCTTGTTTGAGATGAAGGAGTAAGCTTTGTAAATGTCTACGAAACGGGCTGTCTCATACAAAAGGGTACGCATGGCCTGTGTTTTCACCTTCATGTTGGTGAGGATTTCGTAAACGGCAGGGAATTGAATGATAGGTTTTCCAAACTGCAAACGTTCGCTGGCGTATTTTTCAGCTTCGCGTAAAGCGGCTTCAGCAATTCCTACTGATTGTGCTCCAATACCCAGACGGGCTGAGTTCATCAGAGACATTACATATTTGATCAGTCCCATTTTACGGTCGCCCAGCAATTTTGCGGGAGCGTCTTTGAATACCAGTTCGCAGGTAGGCGAGCCTTTGATACCCATTTTGTGTTCGATACGGCGGACAGTGAAACCTCCGTCTTGACGATCATAAATAAAGAGTGAAATACCGCGGGCATCGGTAGTGCCTTCTTCGCTACGGGCCATTACCAGGGAAATGTCAGAATCACCATTGGTGATAAACCTTTTCACACCGTTAAGTACCCAGGTTTTACGTCCTTCGTCCCAGGTGGCTTTCAGCTGGATAGCCTGAAGATCGCTGCCTGCATCAGGTTCGGTAAGGTCCATGGAAGCCGTAGCTCCTTTGTTGATCCTGGGCAGGAATTCGTCTTTCAGCTCATCGCTGCCGAATTCATGAATGGTCTCAGCGCAATCCTGCAAACCCCAGATGTTGACAAAACTTGCATCGGCACGTGATACCATTTCTGCTGCCATGCAGTAAGGAACAATAGGAAAGTTCAGCCCGTCATATTTACGGGGCAAGGTCATGCCATAAAGTCCGGCCTGGACAACCTCGTCAAAATTTTCTTGGGTTCCTTTAGCGTAAACCACATGATTATTTTCTATAACGGGACCTTCTTCATCAACCGATTTCGCGTTATTGGCAATGGTGTCGCCGCTAATGCTGCCCACCAGGTCAAGTACCTTGTCATAGCTGTCGATTGCATCTTCATAATCGAGCGGACAATAATCGTACACGCATTTTTCGGCAAAATCCTCTTCCTTCAATGAAACGATCTTTTTCATTAAAGGGTGGGTAAGATGGAATTTTAAGTCTTTATTATCGGAATAAAAATTTGCCATGATTTTTCTTATTTATTTATTATTCAAGTAACTTGAAACAGCCTTTACTTCAGGTTGTCCACTGCGTCACTACATTATTTGGAATGCTTTTTATAGTACTTGATCATTTTCGGGATGACCATGTTCAAGTCGCCTATAATTGCATAGTCAGCAATTTGGTTGATGGGGGCATTCTTATCGGTGTTGATAGAAATAATCATTGCTGATTCCATCATCCCCGCACGGTGCTGAATTTGTCCGGAAATACCGCAGGCAATGTATAATTTGGGGCGTACGGTAACACCGGTCTGGCCGATCTGGCGTTCGTGTTCAATGAATCCGGCATCAACGGCAGCCCTTGAACCGCCAACTTCGCCGCCCAACACTTCTGCCAGGTCAAACAGCAATTGGAAGTTTTCTTTTGATCCAACGCCATAACCACCGGAAACGATGATGTTGGCTGATTTTACATTAACCTTGCTTTTTTCAATTTCGCGTTCTATGATTTCAAGAACGAAATCTTCAGGTTTTAAAATTTTGGAAACGTCAATCTTTTTGGATTCTCCACTGTAACGGGTATCGAGAACTTCTTTCTTCATAACCCCTTCACGTACAGTAGCCATTTGCGGGCGAGTTTCAGGGTTTACGATGGTAGCCAGGATGTTCCCACCGAAAGCCGGACGGATCTGATAAAGCAGGTTCTGATATTCCTTGCCTGTCTTGTGGTCGGTATGATCGCCAATCACAAGGCTTGTACAATCGGCTGTTAATCCGCAGCGTAATTCGGATGCGATACGGGGTGCAAGATCACGGCCATTGGAAGAGGCTCCAAATAAAACGATCTGAGGTTTCTCTTCTTTAATCAGATTGCTGAGAATTGAAGCATGGGGAAGGGTACGGTAAGGATAGAGTTCCTTGTCATCAGCAGTGTGAAGAATATCTACGCCGTATGGGAAAACCTGTTTACCTACCTCATTGAGGCTGGAGCCAATAACAACTGCTTCGAGTTTGCATTTCAGGTCATTAGCCAGACTCCGGCCCTTGGTTAAAAGTTCAAGGCTAACGTCAGCTACGATGCCTTCTTCTATTTCACAATATACTAATATGTTGTTCACGACAAAATATTTTAATATTAATAATAAACCATTTGAAATTAACCAATGGTGTGATTGGTGATGAGTTCTGCCATCAGATTTTCAATGGAGGCATCATCAGGCTGAAGGACCTGTGATTCTTTTGCAGTAAATACTACATTTTCCACTTTCTTAACTTTTGTAGGCGAGCCGGTCAGTCCGAGATAGTCTTCTCTTGTTTCGAAATCGGCTACGCTCCATTCATCCAGGTGCAGATATGTCCTGGTTTTGTGAAGTTGGATATAATCTTCGCTGGCATCCTGTAATTCGCTGGCAGTACGCGCATGTTTGTATTTCATCAGGAATTTGGCGTTACGTGCCCTGCAGGCAGGAGCAGAACTGTGAACGGTTATCAGAACCGGGAAAGTTGAGGAAACAACTTCTACACCTCTTTCCAGACGGCGTTTAACCGTTATTTTTTGATCAGTGCAATCGATTACCTCTTCGGCATAAGTAATTTGAGGCATAGCCAGTTTTTCGGCAACCTGTGGCCCGACCTGCGCGGTATCCCCATCAATAGCCTGACGGCCGCAAAGCAATATGTCAAAAGGCTGGAGCTTCCTTAATGCACAAGAAATGGTGTAAGAAGTTGCCAAGGTATCTGAACCGGCAAATTTGCGGTCGCAAAGTAAAATTCCGCCATCAGCACCGCGATACATGGCTTCCCTGATGACTTCGGCAGCTCTTCCGGGCCCCATGGTGACTAAGGTAATGGTGGTTTCCGGGTATTTGTCTTTTAAGCGTAGTGCCTGTTCTAATGCATTTAAATCTTCCGGATTGAAAATAGCAGGTAATGCAGCACGATTCACCGTTCCGTCGGCTTTCATGGCGTCTTTCCCGACATTTCGGGTGTCGGGAACCTGCTTGGCCAGAACAATGATTTTAAGTCCCTTCATGGATATCAGTTAAAATGATTGAATAAGTAATAAATTATGGAATTTTAACCGCTTGACGTTACAACCATTAATAAATCAGGCCTTTACGCAGCAATCAAAATTTTAATCCAAAAAATTAAAGGGCAAATATAAATAAAGAAGAGAAGAAAACAAGAAAAGAAATTTTTTATGGTCAATTGTTTGTGCTATTGGTCTTCTTATTTTTTCTTCAATATTAGGGTTCAGGTTGGCATGATTCTGATTCAGATAAAATTTCTATTTGAGTAAAATTCATTCCGGAATAAAACTTACCCTCTGGTTAGCTTTTCTCCTGAGAAAGATTTTTGTCCAAAAAAACAATAATTATAATACAGATTATCAAAAAAATAGTATTTTTAATCAAAGAACGGTTGTTCTGTGATACATATACGAGATGATTTTTTTTACGACTGAAATTTCAGCATTTCAGTCTAAAAATTATGCGTCTTGAAGATTGTAATGGTTTGTAGTTTTGTTAAATTAAATCATATAGTCATGACATTTATTCAAATTTATTTTCAGGCTTTATTGGTTTTTCTTTTGTTGATGTTTGCCTTATGGCTGATCAGCATTTATTTTAAAAATACCAGTATAGTCGATTTTTTCTGGGGATTGGGATTCGTGGTCATTTGTGCATTTTACTTTGTAAAGACAGTAGGCTTTGGACCCCGGAAATTTTTGTTGATGTTTTTAGTTGCTACATGGGGGATCCGCCTTTCGTCCTATCTTATCTGGAGAAGTATCCGGCAGGGCGAGGATTTACATATTCAAAATTTAAAGAAGAAAATAGAAGGAAATCGTTTGAAATGGATTTTATTTTTAAAAACCTGCATCATATATGGTATATTAATGTGGCTGATTTCTGCGCCACTTCTGGGTGCCCAGTTTTCTGATTCCGACTATTCTTTCAATATTTTAGATCTGATCGGATTTATGTTATGGATTGCAGGAATGATTTTTGAAACCGTTGCAGATATTCAGATGGCCCGGTTTAAAACTGAAAGGAAAGATAAAAACAGGCTTATGGATAGAGGTTTATGGAAATATTGCCGGCACCCGAATTATTTTGGCGATGCCATGGTTTGGTGGGGATATGGTTTTTTATGCCTGGCCGCAGGAAGTGATTTCCCGGTCCTGGGTTCTGTTTTGATGACCTTCATGATCGTCAAAGTTTCCGGAGTAGCTATGCTTGAAAAAAATTTAAAGGAAACAAAGCTGGGATATGCGGATTATATGTCTAGAACAAATGCCTTTTTCCCCTGGTTCCCCAAAAAGTAATGATAATTAATGAAGCCCCTTCTAAATTGTTGTTGCAGTAATTTGAAAATCGTAATCTTATAACTAAGTGCCTTTAAAAGAATAAATTTAACAGAAATAATACTGGCAATATATTGCTGATATTGGGAATTTTTATGTTAAGAAAAAATATTAGCTAGTTTTGATAATAAAAAATAATTTTTAATCGTTATATAAACTTAATTATAACATAAATGTTATAAATTTTTTAGTATGCAAGAGAACTATTTGCCACTTCAACATTTGAAGACAAATTGGACTTTTGCTAAAAAGAGGGGTATAGTATTATCCCATTTCCCATTTCCCATTTGATTAATAAATAATTAGCAGTCTAATAACAAACTGATTTATTTATTTTAAGAAGCCTGTCATTTATAATCCTGTTGATGATATGCATTAATTTTTAATATTTTAATTAAAATTTATGAAATCTTTTTTTATTTTATTATTGTGTTTGGTCATTTCTTTGCCCGGAATGTCGCAAAATAAGTTCATTAACTACCGGGTTAGTGGACAGGTTATAGAAAAACTAAGTGGGAAAAGTATCCCTTATGCTACGGTAACTTTAAAAAATGACAGTACCAAGGAAAAAATCATGCTGGCCAGCGATGCTTCAGGCCGTTTTACCATTCAGGCCGGAAAGGCACGCAAATATACACTGATCCTTTCTTCAGTAGGTTATACGGAAGTTCATATTCCCATAAGTATTAAAGATGAATTAACTAATCTGGGTTCTCTTGCTATGGAAGAGGGAGTGGAATTGAAGACTGTTACTATCACCGCCCAGAAACCTCTGGTCAAGGTAAATGTTGACAAGATCACATATAGTGTGGAATCTGACCCTGAATCGCAAACCAACAATACGTTGGAGATGCTTCGTAAAGTACCCCTTATAACTGTTGATGCTGAGGACAATATAACCCTGAAAGGGCAGTCGAATTTCAAAGTGCTGGTTAATGGCAAAAGTTCCTCAATGATGTCAAATAATCTGAAGGATGTACTCAAAAGCCTTCCGGCTAATACAATAAAAGACATTGAAGTTATCACCAATCCTTCCTCGAAATATGATGCAGAAGGGGTTGGGGGAATCATTAATATAATCACTGCAAAAAAAACATTTAGCGGATACAACGGAAGTGTAAGTGCTGGAATGGATTCCAGGGGAAGTCTTAACGGAAGCCTTTACCTGGCTGCAAAAATTAATAAATTCAGTTTTTCAGCCCGTTATTATGCCAATCAGTTTAAACAACCCAGTACTAAAAATACCAGCAATGGAGAATACTATAATAATACAGACTATCACTTTTTGAATTCCTCTGGCAGCAGTATTTACAAAGGCCTTTCCAACGGTTTTTCAGGGGAGGCAAGTTATGAGGTCGACTCATTGAACCTGATCAGTCTTTCTTTTTGGGGATATGATGGTTCCTACCGAAGCAATAATTTCAGTGAAACCAAATATTATAATACTGGCAGGGATATAACC of Bacteroidota bacterium contains these proteins:
- a CDS encoding TlpA disulfide reductase family protein, producing MKNLFLVSLIIIGISLSCQNQRGKDANNFFLTGKIIGQDTGKIILSYGFGIKYHEDTAKIRNGEFTFQGTVEEPTRGSIIDGSTSNSVTIYLEPGKLIATIHQNKSMSINLSGSNSQKELDNLNKILESTNNKDSVLRNFVTKNPNSYLTPYYLCSLKISPDSLKNIYNGLNVGIQKSRWGRMAQGHIKQHQNTTVGEFATDFKAIDLNGDSITLSQFKGKNTVMLEFWSSTCLYCRQSIPHLKSLYTKYHSKGLEIIAIACMDISKESWISAINQDGTGMWHQIGTVFRNGLTINEQPTFDYPYAPIPRTILIDVNGRILGNWEGKSDENTKSLDNELKRIFSNKS
- a CDS encoding acyl-CoA dehydrogenase family protein, with translation MANFYSDNKDLKFHLTHPLMKKIVSLKEEDFAEKCVYDYCPLDYEDAIDSYDKVLDLVGSISGDTIANNAKSVDEEGPVIENNHVVYAKGTQENFDEVVQAGLYGMTLPRKYDGLNFPIVPYCMAAEMVSRADASFVNIWGLQDCAETIHEFGSDELKDEFLPRINKGATASMDLTEPDAGSDLQAIQLKATWDEGRKTWVLNGVKRFITNGDSDISLVMARSEEGTTDARGISLFIYDRQDGGFTVRRIEHKMGIKGSPTCELVFKDAPAKLLGDRKMGLIKYVMSLMNSARLGIGAQSVGIAEAALREAEKYASERLQFGKPIIQFPAVYEILTNMKVKTQAMRTLLYETARFVDIYKAYSFISNKRKLEPEERNEFKKYQKLADAYTPLLKLFSSEGCNRLAYDAIQVHGGTGFMHDFPVERIYRDARITSIYEGTSQLQVVAAIRGVTTGAFLSHIKDEYEKTVNKPEFDYLKRILMDMTAEYEQALNKVHSVNDNEFLDFHARRLVEMIGNIVIGYLLILDAMRDPEYKNSAELFIKTGKSENKDKLDYIMSSELKDLGLYKH
- a CDS encoding electron transfer flavoprotein subunit alpha/FixB family protein, producing MNNILVYCEIEEGIVADVSLELLTKGRSLANDLKCKLEAVVIGSSLNEVGKQVFPYGVDILHTADDKELYPYRTLPHASILSNLIKEEKPQIVLFGASSNGRDLAPRIASELRCGLTADCTSLVIGDHTDHKTGKEYQNLLYQIRPAFGGNILATIVNPETRPQMATVREGVMKKEVLDTRYSGESKKIDVSKILKPEDFVLEIIEREIEKSKVNVKSANIIVSGGYGVGSKENFQLLFDLAEVLGGEVGGSRAAVDAGFIEHERQIGQTGVTVRPKLYIACGISGQIQHRAGMMESAMIISINTDKNAPINQIADYAIIGDLNMVIPKMIKYYKKHSK
- a CDS encoding electron transfer flavoprotein subunit beta/FixA family protein, giving the protein MKGLKIIVLAKQVPDTRNVGKDAMKADGTVNRAALPAIFNPEDLNALEQALRLKDKYPETTITLVTMGPGRAAEVIREAMYRGADGGILLCDRKFAGSDTLATSYTISCALRKLQPFDILLCGRQAIDGDTAQVGPQVAEKLAMPQITYAEEVIDCTDQKITVKRRLERGVEVVSSTFPVLITVHSSAPACRARNAKFLMKYKHARTASELQDASEDYIQLHKTRTYLHLDEWSVADFETREDYLGLTGSPTKVKKVENVVFTAKESQVLQPDDASIENLMAELITNHTIG
- a CDS encoding DUF1295 domain-containing protein; protein product: MTFIQIYFQALLVFLLLMFALWLISIYFKNTSIVDFFWGLGFVVICAFYFVKTVGFGPRKFLLMFLVATWGIRLSSYLIWRSIRQGEDLHIQNLKKKIEGNRLKWILFLKTCIIYGILMWLISAPLLGAQFSDSDYSFNILDLIGFMLWIAGMIFETVADIQMARFKTERKDKNRLMDRGLWKYCRHPNYFGDAMVWWGYGFLCLAAGSDFPVLGSVLMTFMIVKVSGVAMLEKNLKETKLGYADYMSRTNAFFPWFPKK